From Haemorhous mexicanus isolate bHaeMex1 chromosome 1, bHaeMex1.pri, whole genome shotgun sequence, one genomic window encodes:
- the YAE1 gene encoding protein YAE1 homolog: MAWVQVAVSQCNEDIFDEDADEMYLLQKEWNSTMKKRLKEGYRDGMEAGKELALQTGFNQGYRHGAELMITCGQFKGTLNALLSWCHFNGHDSALSTINNLLDVVGKHEDDVLKYLNSTEEQPHLRHILDSVQDMDLNHTAEMEYREIKDEKHNDCGSSGENICRNNGEVGSLQSECSKANLCTDPEKSTLAWVKMQTVWLVEQLGLSLDVLHHVQQLEH; this comes from the exons ATGGCCTGGGTTCAAGTAGCAGTCAGCCAATGCAATGAGGATATATTTGATGAAGATGCAGATGAGATGTATCTACTACAGAAGGAATGGAACAGCACTATGAAAAAGAGATTGAAG GAAGGCTATCGGGATGGAATGGAGGCCGGGAAAGAACTTGCACTCCAGACAGGCTTTAATCAAGGTTACAGACATGGTGCTGAGCTGATGATTACATGTGGCCAGTTCAAAGGAACCCTGAA CGCTCTCTTATCCTGGTGTCATTTTAATGGACATGATTCTGCTCTAAGTACGATAAATAATCTTCTTGATGTGGTTGGAAAGCATGAAGATGATGTGCTTAAGTATCTGAATTCTACTGAAGAACAGCCACATCTCAGACACATTTTAGACTCAGTTCAGGACATGGACCTTAATCACACAGCCGAGATGGAGTACAGGGAaattaaagatgaaaaacaCAACGACTGTGGCAGCTCCGGTGAAAACATTTGTAGGAATAATGGTGAGGTTGGTTCCTTGCAGTCTGAGTGCAGCAAGGCAAACCTCTGCACAGATCCTGAAAAGTCAACCCTTGCTTGGGTTAAAATGCAGACTGTTTGGTTAGTGGAGCAACTGGGCTTATCACTGGATGTACTCCACCATGTCCAGCAACTGGAACATTAG
- the LOC132324225 gene encoding mediator of RNA polymerase II transcription subunit 1-like encodes MTKIDQNSYYADQNILTCFSGGVTAISTNAFMEQLRLKYQQRPWTETLKLVYFCMDNPLRKPVSNDPDGLLLSCMEKIERTLKAKSMFSVMNMLELLSRQKGLTVHVSPSGTTCYVTSMMFYVEIQLEKDGDVMDVKLAHFEEAPVVCDDLVQLLRMKNYDAFGKILEDLSNMYQIPGNSEMKAKGYLALQALEKDLYSMSLLDRTQDLNRVTEVLNGKVGHLVPRTGGTPMNIEFYISPYQVLEEELNHGSQICGTKTVVTVEGTDTLHKLPLFPLIIEPQAGQDSNPTFLQLTDELSMDLPAHFVLKFHQPVPMSSSSIEEIQKLTGIQISGLKLAPLYELIVQSTLKEKCSEDLSANKSCFFVSLPDHPKHCYFINKGSEKSGLVGALVSKIPFSHPKCVPGVIEILRHQVAFNTLISSCVSEKHINEDDSELLYFEVVPHKNTSFSVFFLHPVKENLACGMCGIIATVLFTELTGDLLLSKLLHCVSQLQSKGHSTACRPGKTRSARTCL; translated from the exons ATGACAAAAATCGACCaa AACAGCTATTATGCAGATCAG AACATTTTGACATGTTTTTCAGGTGGTGTGACAGCTATTTCTACAAATGCTTTCATGGAACAGTTGCGTTTAAAATACCAACAAAGGCCATGGACTGAAACACTGAAACTTGTTTATTTTTGCATG GATAACCCACTTCGAAAGCCTGTCAGTAATGATCCAGATGGTCTATTGCTCTCATGCATGGAGAAGATAGAGAGGACATTAAAAG CTAAATCCATGTTTTCTGTGATGAACATGTTGGAACTTTTATCCAGACAAAAAGG ACTTACTGTTCATGTTAGCCCCAGTGGGACCACCTGCTACGTAACATCAATGATGTTTTATGTAGAaattcagctggagaaggatgGAGATGTGATGGATGTAAAGTTGGCTCACTTTGAAGAAGCTCCTGtg GTTTGTGATGATTTGGTCCAGCTTCTAAG gaTGAAGAACTATGATGCCTTTGGCAAGATTCTAGAAGACCTGTCAAATATGTATCAAATTCCAGGAAACAG tgAAATGAAAGCTAAGGGATATCTTGCTTTGCAGGCCCTTGAAAAAGACCTTTATTCAATGTCTCTTCTTGACAG AACACAGGATCTAAACAGAGTTACTGAAGTACTTAATGGAAAAGTAGGACACCTGGTGCCAAGAACTggag GAACCCCAATGAACATTGAATTTTACATTTCTCCCTATCAAGTTTTGGAAGAAGAACTAAATCATG GTTCCCAGATATGTGGAACAAAAACAGTTGTAACTGTTGAAGGCACAGATACACTCCACAAACTGCCTCTTTTTCCATTAATTATAGAGCCTCAAGCTGGACAGGACAG CAACCCTACTTTTTTGCAATTGACTGATGAACTCAGCATGGATTTGCCAGCCCATTTTGTTCTGAAGTTTCatcagcctgttccaatgtctTCATCCAGTATTGAAGAGATACAGAAGCTCACAG GAATTCAGATTTCTGGCTTGAAACTAGCTCCGCTGTATGAGCTAATTGTTCAGTCTActcttaaagaaaaatgcagtgaaGACTTGTCTGCAAATAAATCTTGTTTCTTTGTG TCTCTTCCAGATCATCCAAAGCACTGTTACTTCATaaacaaaggctcagaaaaatCAGGTTTAGTAGGAGCCTTGGTCAGTAAAATCCCATTTAGCCATCCAAAGTGTGTGCCTGGTGTAATAGAGATTCTTCGACATCAAGTGGCATTTAACACTCTTATTAGCAGCTGTGTCTCTGAGAAGCATATAAATGAAG atGATTCAGAACTGCTTTACTTCGAAGTGGTACCACACAAGAACAccagcttttctgtctttttccttcATCCTGTGAAAGAGAATTTAGCCTGTGGTATGTGTGGAATAATTGCTACTGTCCTCTTTACTGAGCTGACAGGAGACTTACTTCTATCTAAGCTCTTGCACTGTGTTTCTCAGTTACAGTCTAAGGGCCACTCAACAGCGTGTAGGCCAGGAAAAACACGAAGTGCACGTACTTGTTTATGA